One segment of Haliotis asinina isolate JCU_RB_2024 chromosome 12, JCU_Hal_asi_v2, whole genome shotgun sequence DNA contains the following:
- the LOC137258584 gene encoding sorting nexin-21-like: MSFLKKFGKKSREKAFTDRANREQDPDSVLADDDDRDPFAVNITGTLDLTIPDDESNSATTPTYDAQSPHLLALNVDPPGTVHVAFEVTSAEVIKDQRSSYVLYTILVSSSSGVEKLPTTVDRRYSDFEKLNTNLKKKHPHIMDDVSFPRKLLVGNFTSETIAHRSRAFEQYLSHIFSVYELRYSNELAAFFYLNDAKEGYSLLCSEQYLEAISLFEKCLPVCEKLYGGGHLRVISLLHALVVCYHAIEKLYKAQKYAEVALRSTSDPVVDEPSIALIKLSIRLCWSLGKDKQDLEKRLQDLKARKINVDNVPDLKDIVKLKTLT; this comes from the exons ATGTCATTTCTGAAAAAGTTTGGTAAAAAAAGTAGAGAAAAAGCTTTCACAGATCGTGCAAATCGAGAACAGGATCCAGATTCTGTTCTTGCAGACGACGACGATCGAGATCCTTTTGCAGTGAACATCACTGGTACCCTTGATTTGACGATACCTGATGACGAGTCAAACAGCGCTACGACACCTACCTATG ATGCTCAGTCCCCACATTTGCTGGCCCTCAATGTTGATCCACCAGGAACAGTCCATGTTGCATTTGAAGTGACATCGGCAGAGGTTATTAAAGATCAAAGATCCAGCTATGTT CTGTACACAATTCTGGTATCCAGCAGCTCTGGTGTGGAAAAGTTGCCAACCACAGTTGACCGTAGGTATTCAGACTTTGAGAAACTCAACAcaaacctgaaaaaaaaacaccctcACATTATGGACGATGTCTCTTTTCCAAGGAAGCTGTTAGTTGGTAATTTTACCAGTGAAACCATTGCACATCGGAGCAGGGCTTTTGAGCAATATCTAAgccatatattttctgtatatgagTTACGGTACTCAAATGAACTGGCAGCCTTCTTCTACCTGAACGATGCAAAAGAAGGATACTCATTGCTATGCAGTGAACAATATCTGGAAGCAATCTCTCTGTTTGAAAAATGTCTGCCTGTGTGTGAAAAACTGTATGGTGGTGGTCAtttaagagttatctcccttctgcATGCCTTGGTTGTGTGTTACCATGCAATAGAGAAATTGTACAAGGCTCAGAAGTATGCAGAGGTTGCACTTAGGAGCACCAGTGACCCGGTGGTGGATGAACCCAGTATTGCCCTCATCAAACTGTCCATTCGCCTGTGCTGGTCTCTGGGTAAGGACAAGCAGGACCTGGAGAAGAGGCTGCAGGATTTAAAGGCCAGGAAGATCAATGTGGATAATGTGCCTGATCTGAAGGATATTGTCAAACTGAAGACACTCACCTGA
- the LOC137258548 gene encoding myoneurin-like: MATLVEDSASLVDKHRLEGILKALHDQRTASRFCDVLLRVCGEEIFAHSNVLAAASPYFGSFLGQGQDLPRAFSQKTPQVIEIHIDGSDGDSGYGEAVRKVVDFMYTSNICLNLRILTQVLEISKIMQMEPLTNFCEHFQSGFRGHKVIPANDTSCKYSKVDVGTCTTGNSVNDIKTEVKDATVLHSETTEKSGEIKVERGMKQTKKRGRGRPRKSKKEEESDDDFSAFISLMAEEENAGKEKIGQTDIDHNNEGNNVGVEEDIDEDEGKNENDNNLSTMRTRGKRPITSYLTSTRSSARLRNSRSPRFRSDFIMHPLKRASRGVNKVIKIEKESKNCENKDVEENEDSEDRKEDDANFMPKGRNYTCDKCDFKAKRVKVLAEHKKKHLHAENICSFCDYKAESETDFKAHLVKHDGPTPYFCKFCDVKFKSRTQLNTHLPKHREDKPFVCNLCGAGFKWKHALKNHMITHSVTKDHLCDICGFATAHKSQLKAHRLIHTGETFKCDFEGCGFEATKRQNLKYHMLTHTHEKPHQCEICGHSFSLIKNMKRHMLLHSDDRPHSCEQCNFSTTRYDKLKEHMLKQHSVGDPPTKKHRISDYHEEENAVVAGADIMTQATLQTVANIAAVCADENQGETQIFSTVDGVPIVARVQYAEINSQGVIQYVAQVE, from the coding sequence ATGGCTACGCTTGTAGAGGATAGTGCGTCCCTCGTTGATAAACACAGACTGGAAGGTATTTTAAAAGCTTTACACGACCAAAGGACTGCATCTAGATTTTGCGATGTATTGCTACGTGTTTGCGGGGAGGAAATATTTGCCCATTCTAACGTTTTGGCTGCAGCAAGTCCATATTTTGGATCTTTTCTGGGGCAGGGACAAGATCTGCCGCGTGCATTTTCTCAGAAAACACCTCAGGTAATTGAAATCCACATAGATGGAAGTGATGGAGACAGCGGATATGGAGAAGCTGTTAGAAAGGTGGTTGACTTTATGTACACAAGCAACATTTGTCTTAACTTACGGATCCTAACACAGGTCCTCGAGATATCGAAAATAATGCAAATGGAACCTCTGACAAACTTCTGTGAGCATTTCCAGAGTGGATTTAGGGGACACAAGGTAATTCCTGCCAATGACACAAGTTGCAAATATTCAAAAGTTGATGTTGGGACCTGTACTACTGGCAACAGTGTTAATGATATCAAAACTGAAGTGAAAGATGCAACGGTATTGCATTCAGAAACTACTGAAAAGTCAGGTGAAATCAAAGTTGAACGTGGCATGAAACAGACAAAGAAACGAGGAAGGGGTAGGCCTAGAAAAAGTAAAAAAGAAGAAGAgtcagatgatgatttttctGCCTTCATCAGTCTCATGGCTGAGGAAGAGAATGCAGGAAAAGAGAAAATTGGTCAAACTGACATCGATCACAACAATGAAGGAAACAATGTAGGTGTAGAAGAAGATATAGATGAGGATGAAGGCAAAAATGAGAATGATAACAATCTGAGTACAATGAGAACTCGTGGAAAAAGGCCAATTACATCATACCTCACATCTACTAGGTCTAGTGCTCGTTTGAGAAATAGTCGAAGTCCTCgattcagatctgatttcatcATGCATCCACTGAAGAGGGCAAGCAGAGGTGTGAATAAGGTTATTAAGATTGAAAAGGAATCAAAGAACTGTGAAAATAAAGATGTTGAGGAAAATGAAGACAGTGAGGACAGGAAGGAAGATGATGCTAATTTCATGCCAAAAGGGAGAAATTATACATGTGACAAATGTGATTTTAAAGCCAAGCGTGTAAAAGTCCTGGCTGAACACAAAAAGAAACATCTTCATGCTGAGAACATCTGTAGTTTTTGTGACTACAAGGCAGAATCGGAAACAGATTTTAAAGCACATTTAGTTAAACATGATGGTCCAACACCATACTTTTGCAAGTTTTGTGATGTCAAATTTAAAAGCAGAACCCAACTGAATACTCACCTACCAAAACACAGAGAGGACAAACCATTTGTGTGTAATTTATGTGGGGCAGGGTTCAAATGGAAGCATGCCTTAAAAAACCACATGATCACCCACAGTGTAACAAAGGATCacttatgtgatatatgtggaTTTGCTACAGCACATAAGAGTCAACTGAAAGCTCACAGATTGATCCATACAGGAGAGACGTTTAAGTGTGACTTTGAAGGATGTGGCTTTGAAGCAACAAAACGACAGAATTTGAAATACCACATGCTTACTCACACTCATGAAAAGCCCCAccaatgtgaaatatgtggtcACAGCTTTTCTTTGATTAAGAACATGAAAAGGCATATGCTGTTACATTCAGATGACAGACCTCACAGCTGTGAACAGTGCAACTTCTCAACAACACGCTATGATAAACTCAAGGAACATATGTTGAAGCAGCACAGTGTTGGAGATCCCCCTACCAAGAAACACAGAATATCTGACTACCATGAAGAGGAGAATGCTGTTGTAGCAGGTGCTGATATAATGACACAGGCAACACTTCAGACAGTGGCTAACATAGCTGCAGTGTGTGCAGATGAGAATCAAGGAGAGACACAAATATTCTCCACTGTTGATGGAGTGCCCATTGTAGCAAGGGTCCAGTATGCAGAAATCAACAGTCAGGGTgttatacaatatgtagcacaaGTTGAGTAA